A region of the Acinetobacter defluvii genome:
TGAATCTGGACAGGGTGAAATAATCGTTCAACGGATTGAAAAGTCATAAGTAAAGCGACAACCATCAGCAATATTGCGCTGCTATAGCCTGCTAAAATTTCAATTTTCCATGTTCCAAAACTAAAGCGTGTATCTTGGGCATAATGCCGAGCTGCTCGATATGCCATATACGCCAAACCCAGTGCTAACATGTGCGAACTCATATGCCAACCATCCGCTAACAATGCCATAGAGTTAAAAATCCAACCGCCAATGATCTCAAAAATCATCATTGCACCCGTGAGTAAGGTGGCAATTAAAATTTTCTTTTGTGCTAAAGGATTTCCTTGATCAAAATGATGGGAATGTTGGCGCTGAATGGGTTTAAATTGCATCATGAAACACTCAAATATACTCCCCCTTAGTATATGATCAAGTTTTTAAATATACTATAAGGGAGTATATTTTTATGAGAAATGCCCATGAGTCACTTACAACATGACAAAAAAGTTTTAAATAGGGTCAAAAGACTAAAGGGACAAATTCATGCTGTAGAAGATGCTTTGAATCAACCAGAATTATCCTGTATTGATGTGCTACAGCAAGTTGCCGCCATCAAAGGAGCAGTCAATGGCTTGATGAATGAGCTTATCGAAAATCATTTACGCAATCATGTCTTAACTGATACGCAAGCTGTCAACGAGCAAGAATTACAAGAGTTTCTAAAATTACTGAAACGTTATGGTTAATTTCACTGAAATTTTTGAACAATATAATGTTAGATATTGACCTTAAATTGATTAAGTTTTAATCTATTTCACATACTCAATTTCTTCCATGCCAATCACTGTTTTCAGTTCGGATTGGCATTTTTTCCTCTTACAAAAAGTCTTTTATTTATGAATCAACAATCATGGCGACCATTTTTGATGGTTAGCCTAGCTTTGTGTATTGGAACAATTGGAACGGCGTTAGCTAGCCCACTTTATCCGATCTATCAGCAATTATGGCAACTGCTGCCAAGTCATATTACTTATATCTTCGTTGCGTATATGTTTGGCTGTTTAACCACTTTACTTTTTCTGGGGCGTAGCAGTAATAGCTTTGGTTATATTCGCACATTACAAATCGGTTTGTTTTTTGCCATCATTGGTTTAAGTATTTCAGTGGTTGCATCTAATGCTTATATTTTGGGTTTTGGTCGTTTTATCATTGGCATCGCCTCTGGTCTGATTAGCACCTCTGCGATGTTGGGTTTGATCTACACCATTCCTGACTCACATAAAGCGTCTGCGGCTCAATTGAGTTCAATTATTACGGTATTAGGTTTTGGTTTAGGTCCATTTATTGGTGGCGCAATCGCCCAATTTTCCAAATATCCTTTAGTGACGCCTTATTTGCCTGTGATCATAGGCGCAATACTCAGCTTAATCAGTCTATTTACTTTAAAAACGGTAAATACAGTAAAACAAAAATTTAACATAGCACCGCATCTAGAATTACCAGAACCGCAATTTAAAAAATTATTTTTTATTACCAGTTTTAGCGCATTTTGTGCCTTTGGTTCTTTTAGCTTATTTGCCTCGCTTGCGCCTTCGTTTATTAAAGATGTCATTCCTTGGCATGGTCCACTGGTAAGTGGTTCAACCATTGCCAGTATTTTATTGGTGTCTGCTGCTGCACAATTTATCCTAAAATCTATGCCCATGCATAGCGCCTTGAATCTGGGTTTGAGCATGCTCATCACCAGTTATGTGGTTTTAGCTGTCTGTATGCTTATGCATTGGAGCATATTATTCTTTGTCAGCGTCATTTTTGTGGGAATGGGACATGGCATGAGCTTATTGGGTGCTTTTGCTTTGATTCATCACATGACCAACGTTAAAAATCGTGCTGCGGTAGTGTCCACATATTTGTTTTTAGCGTACTTAGGAACGATTGTGCCAATCATTGGCGCAGGATATGTATCTGATCATTTTGGTTTTACTACAGGCGTACTTTCCTTTTGTGTAAGTGTCGGCTTACTCTGCATTTATTTATTGATCTCACATTTAAAAATAGAAATATCTTAAATTAAAATAGGTAGGCAAAATGCCTACCTTATTATTTTACAAATTCAACTTTGACCACATCAATATCTGTGGGTTTATAACGATGTGTGTCCACCTCACCTAACACTTTTACCACAGTACCTTGTTTAAGTTGTGTTGCAGAAGCAAGTTTTTTATCAATTTCAACGGTAATGCTGCCTGTAGCATCTTTTAATTCATAATGCTCGTCTTTGACGTGGCGTTGAATCGTTCCTGTTAACATCACTGCGGTTTCATCAGCTGTTTGTAATGCTTCGGCAATTGTGATCGGATGCTTTTGTGCAGCATTGATAATACGTTGATCGTCACTACTTGCCCAAACATTTGCAGTTAAAGCCATGACAATGACAGAAAAAAGAAAAGAAGATTTTTTCATGCTTGATACTCATCTAAATATTCATTCATCAGCTTAAAGTAATCATTTGCCGCTGTAAAATGAGCTTACATAAAACTAAGTTTTGATAAAAAAAGCTGACATTCAATCAGCTTCTTATAAGATTAGATCAATTTTGGTTGTAGCTG
Encoded here:
- a CDS encoding metal/formaldehyde-sensitive transcriptional repressor; this translates as MSHLQHDKKVLNRVKRLKGQIHAVEDALNQPELSCIDVLQQVAAIKGAVNGLMNELIENHLRNHVLTDTQAVNEQELQEFLKLLKRYG
- a CDS encoding NirD/YgiW/YdeI family stress tolerance protein, which translates into the protein MKKSSFLFSVIVMALTANVWASSDDQRIINAAQKHPITIAEALQTADETAVMLTGTIQRHVKDEHYELKDATGSITVEIDKKLASATQLKQGTVVKVLGEVDTHRYKPTDIDVVKVEFVK
- a CDS encoding MFS transporter, whose product is MNQQSWRPFLMVSLALCIGTIGTALASPLYPIYQQLWQLLPSHITYIFVAYMFGCLTTLLFLGRSSNSFGYIRTLQIGLFFAIIGLSISVVASNAYILGFGRFIIGIASGLISTSAMLGLIYTIPDSHKASAAQLSSIITVLGFGLGPFIGGAIAQFSKYPLVTPYLPVIIGAILSLISLFTLKTVNTVKQKFNIAPHLELPEPQFKKLFFITSFSAFCAFGSFSLFASLAPSFIKDVIPWHGPLVSGSTIASILLVSAAAQFILKSMPMHSALNLGLSMLITSYVVLAVCMLMHWSILFFVSVIFVGMGHGMSLLGAFALIHHMTNVKNRAAVVSTYLFLAYLGTIVPIIGAGYVSDHFGFTTGVLSFCVSVGLLCIYLLISHLKIEIS